A genome region from Candidatus Atribacteria bacterium includes the following:
- a CDS encoding MGMT family protein, which produces MSYKRKSWQEKLEDSKNFPKILKFDPKFPCGKALVKMGAQPGDSVVLAPALEVNEIMKKVPKGKLITLNEICKKLAQKYKTKYCCTLTTGIFIMTAANAAEETKNNVPYWRTVKNNYELNEKYPHGVERQKELLEIEGHTIIKKGKKYYVQETKLGFK; this is translated from the coding sequence AAAATTAGAAGATAGTAAGAATTTTCCTAAAATATTGAAATTTGATCCTAAATTTCCTTGTGGAAAAGCATTGGTAAAAATGGGTGCTCAACCGGGTGATAGCGTTGTTCTTGCTCCAGCATTAGAAGTAAATGAGATAATGAAAAAAGTACCAAAAGGTAAACTCATTACTTTAAATGAGATTTGTAAAAAATTAGCACAAAAATATAAGACAAAATATTGTTGTACCCTGACTACAGGCATATTCATCATGACTGCGGCTAACGCGGCGGAGGAAACTAAAAATAATGTTCCTTACTGGCGCACTGTTAAAAACAATTACGAACTAAATGAAAAATATCCCCATGGCGTGGAAAGACAGAAAGAGCTGCTGGAGATAGAAGGACATACCATTATTAAAAAAGGTAAGAAATATTATGTACAAGAAACTAAATTGGGATTTAAATGA
- a CDS encoding YbjQ family protein — MRFFRLIGSLAFVIGLFTAIFVGGLWHIYQEPSLPWWLKISIYCLLGGILLVLLTVALEQKKSKAQEEELASCEAQTSILLQNSAEVPGSEITKNLGLVKGHTIFAIWIGRDLSAIVRLVLGGELIEYTEMMGKARIVASNRMIAQAEELGADAIINVRFVTTSVIGSAAELLAYGTAVKLSKLKTKV, encoded by the coding sequence ATGAGATTTTTTCGATTGATTGGTTCACTTGCTTTTGTAATTGGACTCTTTACTGCTATCTTTGTAGGAGGGCTTTGGCATATATATCAGGAGCCTTCCTTGCCGTGGTGGCTGAAGATTTCTATTTATTGTCTTTTAGGAGGTATCCTGCTGGTTTTACTAACAGTAGCCCTTGAACAGAAAAAGAGCAAAGCTCAGGAAGAAGAATTAGCAAGTTGTGAGGCACAAACTAGTATATTGCTTCAGAATTCTGCAGAAGTACCGGGTAGTGAGATTACTAAGAATTTAGGTTTGGTCAAAGGACATACTATCTTTGCCATTTGGATTGGAAGGGATTTATCTGCTATAGTGAGACTTGTTCTTGGTGGTGAGTTGATTGAGTATACCGAGATGATGGGAAAAGCTCGCATAGTAGCTTCGAACCGTATGATAGCTCAGGCAGAAGAACTGGGAGCAGATGCCATTATTAATGTGCGTTTTGTGACGACCAGCGTTATAGGCAGTGCAGCCGAACTTTTAGCCTATGGTACAGCGGTCAAACTAAGTAAATTAAAGACAAAAGTATAA
- a CDS encoding DUF1343 domain-containing protein, translating into MSKKKIRRIFYLLFLVVIALSFSAVEKGYTRAAIKLGNEVLLESYHYLIDGKKVGLVTNQTGVDSRGISFIDILAATEGTKLVALYAPEHGIDGTIRAGAWVESYIHPRFGVPVYSLYGNTRMPTQAMLQGIDVLLFDIQDIGARSYTYMSTLQYCLVAAEKYNKQLIVLDRPNPLGGMIVEGPVLEDPYKSFMGVDNLPMAHGMTAGELALFFNRHIGADLTIVPMEDYHRNMVFLDTGLPFIQTSPNIPDLSSLYGYMVTGLGEGTGVFQAEKFCWVGGKGLDAIRFAEMLNGAGLPGVLFTPEVRGTAGGVRLEVRDPYSFNPAKSGIYALAYAFMLGDFKVPKSTSNSVVTFDKIMGTDKIGCYLEEGLTPQQIVACYTPALKSFRQEREHYLLPQYEPSNSVMISEVPTSN; encoded by the coding sequence ATGAGTAAGAAAAAAATAAGGAGAATATTTTACTTACTATTCCTTGTAGTAATTGCCCTAAGCTTTTCAGCTGTAGAGAAAGGTTATACAAGGGCAGCGATAAAATTAGGCAATGAGGTATTATTGGAAAGCTATCATTATCTTATTGACGGGAAGAAAGTAGGGTTAGTTACCAATCAAACAGGTGTGGATAGCCGGGGGATTAGTTTTATCGATATTTTAGCTGCTACCGAAGGCACTAAACTGGTCGCTCTTTATGCTCCCGAGCATGGAATCGACGGAACAATTAGAGCAGGTGCGTGGGTGGAGTCCTACATACACCCCCGTTTCGGAGTTCCTGTTTACAGTCTCTATGGCAATACCAGGATGCCTACGCAGGCGATGTTGCAGGGAATCGATGTACTTCTTTTTGATATTCAGGATATTGGTGCTCGTAGTTATACTTATATGTCCACGCTCCAGTACTGCCTGGTAGCTGCGGAGAAGTATAACAAACAGTTAATTGTTCTCGACCGCCCTAATCCCCTGGGAGGGATGATCGTGGAAGGTCCTGTGCTGGAAGACCCTTATAAATCTTTTATGGGAGTGGACAACCTGCCTATGGCTCACGGCATGACCGCCGGGGAGCTCGCCCTTTTCTTTAATCGTCATATCGGGGCAGATCTCACTATTGTTCCCATGGAAGATTACCATCGGAATATGGTTTTCCTGGATACTGGCTTACCTTTTATTCAAACTTCTCCTAACATTCCCGATCTTAGCTCCCTTTATGGTTATATGGTGACCGGTTTGGGAGAGGGGACAGGTGTTTTTCAAGCGGAGAAATTCTGCTGGGTTGGCGGGAAAGGTCTCGATGCCATCCGTTTTGCCGAAATGCTCAACGGGGCGGGATTACCCGGAGTGCTTTTTACTCCGGAAGTACGTGGGACGGCGGGGGGTGTCCGTCTGGAGGTCCGTGATCCTTACTCCTTTAATCCGGCGAAGAGTGGTATTTATGCACTGGCCTACGCTTTTATGCTGGGAGATTTTAAGGTTCCTAAGAGTACATCAAACAGTGTTGTTACCTTCGACAAAATAATGGGAACTGATAAGATCGGCTGCTACCTGGAAGAGGGGCTCACACCACAGCAGATCGTTGCCTGCTATACCCCCGCATTGAAGAGTTTTAGGCAGGAGCGGGAACATTATCTTCTTCCTCAATACGAGCCAAGTAACAGCGTGATGATTAGTGAAGTACCCACCAGCAATTAG